One Dromiciops gliroides isolate mDroGli1 chromosome 3, mDroGli1.pri, whole genome shotgun sequence DNA segment encodes these proteins:
- the LOC122747185 gene encoding zinc finger CCCH domain-containing protein 8-like, with amino-acid sequence MSSILCPADLVPFEDLFSRPPNPLLGASDQEGWGRLSRPGASPGLAPPGSPPSPCGLGGALCEPFSYPEPAIPGDREATERLRLGGSPCCDFGDLFCKPLNPMLSLSVACQPPVPVVPVLAPASPTPRPALVPRPGAASPGGVSCGPGPGEARPRKRGSRGKKKSKEAGGSAAKGKKQPQEEDFAELLEQYRREREALTAAPVPPAPPPSEGRAKKGAKRGARAAKKKKQPGPVRSTGPGRPAVPPAAQEPPLVSQEFIEKNTVTLGSQRVCKYFLAGRCVRGEQCRLDHAAQGLKFQQLCKFYVQGYCMRGELCRFLHQEFPCKFFHTGAKCYQGDHCGFSHAPLTPETEGLLQAALAGTALRGHSAQPRLLTDQAATD; translated from the coding sequence ATGTCCTCCATACTGTGCCCAGCTGATCTGGTGCCCTTTGAAGATCTCTTCTCCAGACCCCCGAATCCCCTGCTGGGCGCCTCGGACCAGGAGGGCTGGGGGAGGCTAAGCCGGCCGGGGGCGAGTCCTGGGCTGGCCCCTCCAGGGTCTCCCCCCAGCCCCTGTGGCTTGGGGGGTGCGCTCTGCGAGCCTTTTAGCTACCCGGAGCCTGCCATCCCCGGGGACCGGGAGGCCACAGAGAGACTGCGCTTGGGGGGCTCCCCCTGCTGTGATTTTGGCGACCTGTTTTGCAAACCACTTAATCCCATGCTCTCCCTCAGTGTGGCCTGCCAGCCTCCAGTCCCCGTGGTCCCGGTGCTGGCTCCAGCCTCACCGACCCCCAGGCCTGCTCTGGTGCCAAGGCCCGGGGCCGCAAGCCCGGGTGGGGTCTCCTGCGGTCCCGGGCCCGGTGAAGCCAGGCCCAGGAAGCGTGGCAGCCGGGGCAAGAAgaagagcaaggaggctggtGGCTCGGCGGCCAAGGGGAAGAAGCAGCCCCAGGAGGAGGACTTTGCCGAGCTTCTGGAGCAGTACAGACGTGAGCGGGAGGCCCTCACAGCGGCCCCGGTGCCCCCGGCGCCCCCGCCCTCTGAAGGCAGGGCCAAGAAAGGAGCCAAGCGCGGTGCAAGGGCTGCCAAGAAAAAGAAGCAGCCAGGGCCCGTGAGGTCCACGGGTCCCGGGCGCCCGGCGGTCCCTCCCGCGGCCCAGGAACCGCCGCTGGTGAGCCAGGAGTTCATCGAGAAGAACACCGTGACCCTGGGCTCGCAGAGGGTGTGCAAGTACTTCCTGGCTGGGCGCTGCGTCCGAGGAGAGCAATGCCGGCTGGACCATGCGGCCCAGGGCCTCAAGTTCCAGCAGCTCTGCAAGTTCTACGTGCAGGGCTACTGCATGCGAGGCGAGCTCTGCCGCTTCCTGCACCAGGAGTTCCCCTGCAAGTTCTTCCACACTGGGGCCAAGTGCTACCAGGGGGACCATTGTGGCTTCTCTCACGCGCCCCTGACGCCGGAGACGGAGGGTCTCCTGCAGGCTGCCCTGGCCGGCACTGCTCTCCGCGGACACAGTGCCCAGCCCCGGCTCCTTACTGACCAGGCAGCTACTGACTAG